A section of the Carya illinoinensis cultivar Pawnee chromosome 12, C.illinoinensisPawnee_v1, whole genome shotgun sequence genome encodes:
- the LOC122290172 gene encoding protein TPX2-like isoform X4 translates to MEVEPFFEVHEVDLDYEFDAAMCFDFTRPETQAETLQAELWFQSAQEYPPSPFVAKLEMREDILMENVNTSPKSKDMESIMDADVGVSRDFCALDTNNKDCEGIVRGIFTKLQSSNLQKVTSQQLELTTEMTFYNHTSTDKLKTKMKSTVKPSLPRSSTLMKPTASQLAKQNRPLQVAVSRFQTQLVQQSERSLHISSGVESQASKRQKLEGGHLGKVTESDQQSSLVHKLPKKEETVDKNSAYSTMRLTIPRQPELETAHRAQRIRPKDNTKLEQVKSAARIFKARPLNRKILEAPSLPLPKKSTPKLPEFQEFHLKTLERAMQHTSALSSSSVRCNDSDKVGLDKAGTSSFAENVNKEYKRLTSTLFRPSTMDAPKQNECNVMHHFKARPLNKKILSSKGDIGVFRNSKRQATLPMEFNFHTEKRSNNNPPTELFSKLSLASGLQPSNGSQPKLPQPNSLFLKGSKENRSNHFQLEHEKEKPSIFGGKQFQCGSDGCISEAGVMRLRSLGIR, encoded by the exons ATGGAGGTTGAGCCATTCTTTGAGGTCCATGAAGTCGACCTCGACTACGAGTTTGACGCGGCAATGTGCTTCGATTTCACACGACCGGAGACTCAAGCGGAGACTCTTCAGGCCGAGCTCTGGTTCCAGTCCGCCCAAGAATATCCTCCTTCTC CTTTTGTTGCAAAGTTAGAAATGAGAGAGGATATCCTAATGGAAAATGTTAATACGTCTCCAAAATCAAAGGACATGGAGAGTATTATGGACGCTGATGTTGGCGTGAGTCGAGATTTTTGTGCATTAGATACGAATAACAAAG ATTGTGAAGGAATAGTCAGGGGTATCTTCACCAAATTACAGAGTAGCAATCTACAAAAAGTTACGAGCCAACAATTGGAATTAACCACAG AAATGACATTTTACAATCACACATCCACTGACAAACTCAAAACTAAAATGAAGTCTACCGTCAAGCCTTCTCTCCCTAGGAGCTCAACCTTGATGAAACCTACAGCAAGTCAGTTGGCTAAACAAAATCGGCCTCTCCAAGTTGCTGTTTCCAG ATTTCAGACACAACTGGTTCAACAGAGCGAGAGGAGCTTGCATATTTCTTCCGGGGTTGAAAGTCAAGCTTCCAAGAGGCAGAAGCTGGAGGGAGGTCACTTGGGAAAG GTTACTGAGTCAGACCAACAAAGCAGTCTGGTTCACAAGCTGCCTAAGAAG GAAGAAACCGTTGATAAGAATTCTGCATATAGCACAATGAGGCTTACCATTCCAAGACAGCCCGAGCTTGAAACAGCACATAGGGCCCAAAGGATAAG GCCCAAGGATAATACAAAATTGGAACAAGTGAAATCAGCTGCAAGAATATTCAAAGCACGCCCATTGAACAGAAAA ATTCTTGAGGCCCCTTCATTGCCACTTCCAAAGAAGAGCACTCCAAAGTTACCAGAGTTTCAA GAATTTCACCTGAAGACATTGGAGAGGGCTATGCAACACACATCTGCTCTTTCATCATCCTCAGTTAGATGCAATGATTCTGACAAGGTT GGGTTGGACAAAGCTGGCACTTCTAGTTTTGCTGAAAACGTAAACAAGGAGTACAAAAG ATTGACTTCTACTTTGTTTAGACCAAGTACCATGGATGCTCCAAAGCAGAATGAATGTAATGTAATGCACCACTTCAAAGCTCGTCCTCTTAATAAGAAG ATACTTTCAAGTAAAGGAGATATTGGTGTTTTCCGAAATAGCAAGCGACAAGCAACATTACCCATG GAATTCAATTTTCACACGGAGAAGAGAAGTAATAACAATCCACCAACAGAGCTTTTCAGTAAG CTCTCCCTGGCATCTGGACTCCAGCCAAGTAATGGTTCTCAACCTAAATTGCCTCAGCCTAACTCTTTGTTCCTAAAG GGCTCAAAAGAAAACAGATCAAATCATTTTCAACTAGAACATGAG AAAGAAAAACCTTCAATTTTTGGTGGAAAGCAGTTTCAATGTGGAAGTGATGGGTGTATCTCTGAAGCTGGTGTGATGCGTCTGAG GAGCTTGGGCATTCGCTGA
- the LOC122290172 gene encoding protein TPX2-like isoform X2, whose translation MEVEPFFEVHEVDLDYEFDAAMCFDFTRPETQAETLQAELWFQSAQEYPPSPFVAKLEMREDILMENVNTSPKSKDMESIMDADVGVSRDFCALDTNNKDCEGIVRGIFTKLQSSNLQKVTSQQLELTTEMTFYNHTSTDKLKTKMKSTVKPSLPRSSTLMKPTASQLAKQNRPLQVAVSRFQTQLVQQSERSLHISSGVESQASKRQKLEGGHLGKVTESDQQSSLVHKLPKKEETVDKNSAYSTMRLTIPRQPELETAHRAQRIRPKDNTKLEQVKSAARIFKARPLNRKILEAPSLPLPKKSTPKLPEFQEFHLKTLERAMQHTSALSSSSVRCNDSDKGLDKAGTSSFAENVNKEYKRLTSTLFRPSTMDAPKQNECNVMHHFKARPLNKKILSSKGDIGVFRNSKRQATLPMEFNFHTEKRSNNNPPTELFSKLSLASGLQPSNGSQPKLPQPNSLFLKGSKENRSNHFQLEHEILQKEKPSIFGGKQFQCGSDGCISEAGVMRLRSLGIR comes from the exons ATGGAGGTTGAGCCATTCTTTGAGGTCCATGAAGTCGACCTCGACTACGAGTTTGACGCGGCAATGTGCTTCGATTTCACACGACCGGAGACTCAAGCGGAGACTCTTCAGGCCGAGCTCTGGTTCCAGTCCGCCCAAGAATATCCTCCTTCTC CTTTTGTTGCAAAGTTAGAAATGAGAGAGGATATCCTAATGGAAAATGTTAATACGTCTCCAAAATCAAAGGACATGGAGAGTATTATGGACGCTGATGTTGGCGTGAGTCGAGATTTTTGTGCATTAGATACGAATAACAAAG ATTGTGAAGGAATAGTCAGGGGTATCTTCACCAAATTACAGAGTAGCAATCTACAAAAAGTTACGAGCCAACAATTGGAATTAACCACAG AAATGACATTTTACAATCACACATCCACTGACAAACTCAAAACTAAAATGAAGTCTACCGTCAAGCCTTCTCTCCCTAGGAGCTCAACCTTGATGAAACCTACAGCAAGTCAGTTGGCTAAACAAAATCGGCCTCTCCAAGTTGCTGTTTCCAG ATTTCAGACACAACTGGTTCAACAGAGCGAGAGGAGCTTGCATATTTCTTCCGGGGTTGAAAGTCAAGCTTCCAAGAGGCAGAAGCTGGAGGGAGGTCACTTGGGAAAG GTTACTGAGTCAGACCAACAAAGCAGTCTGGTTCACAAGCTGCCTAAGAAG GAAGAAACCGTTGATAAGAATTCTGCATATAGCACAATGAGGCTTACCATTCCAAGACAGCCCGAGCTTGAAACAGCACATAGGGCCCAAAGGATAAG GCCCAAGGATAATACAAAATTGGAACAAGTGAAATCAGCTGCAAGAATATTCAAAGCACGCCCATTGAACAGAAAA ATTCTTGAGGCCCCTTCATTGCCACTTCCAAAGAAGAGCACTCCAAAGTTACCAGAGTTTCAA GAATTTCACCTGAAGACATTGGAGAGGGCTATGCAACACACATCTGCTCTTTCATCATCCTCAGTTAGATGCAATGATTCTGACAAG GGGTTGGACAAAGCTGGCACTTCTAGTTTTGCTGAAAACGTAAACAAGGAGTACAAAAG ATTGACTTCTACTTTGTTTAGACCAAGTACCATGGATGCTCCAAAGCAGAATGAATGTAATGTAATGCACCACTTCAAAGCTCGTCCTCTTAATAAGAAG ATACTTTCAAGTAAAGGAGATATTGGTGTTTTCCGAAATAGCAAGCGACAAGCAACATTACCCATG GAATTCAATTTTCACACGGAGAAGAGAAGTAATAACAATCCACCAACAGAGCTTTTCAGTAAG CTCTCCCTGGCATCTGGACTCCAGCCAAGTAATGGTTCTCAACCTAAATTGCCTCAGCCTAACTCTTTGTTCCTAAAG GGCTCAAAAGAAAACAGATCAAATCATTTTCAACTAGAACATGAG ATACTGCAGAAAGAAAAACCTTCAATTTTTGGTGGAAAGCAGTTTCAATGTGGAAGTGATGGGTGTATCTCTGAAGCTGGTGTGATGCGTCTGAG GAGCTTGGGCATTCGCTGA
- the LOC122290172 gene encoding protein TPX2-like isoform X1 codes for MEVEPFFEVHEVDLDYEFDAAMCFDFTRPETQAETLQAELWFQSAQEYPPSPFVAKLEMREDILMENVNTSPKSKDMESIMDADVGVSRDFCALDTNNKDCEGIVRGIFTKLQSSNLQKVTSQQLELTTEMTFYNHTSTDKLKTKMKSTVKPSLPRSSTLMKPTASQLAKQNRPLQVAVSRFQTQLVQQSERSLHISSGVESQASKRQKLEGGHLGKVTESDQQSSLVHKLPKKEETVDKNSAYSTMRLTIPRQPELETAHRAQRIRPKDNTKLEQVKSAARIFKARPLNRKILEAPSLPLPKKSTPKLPEFQEFHLKTLERAMQHTSALSSSSVRCNDSDKVGLDKAGTSSFAENVNKEYKRLTSTLFRPSTMDAPKQNECNVMHHFKARPLNKKILSSKGDIGVFRNSKRQATLPMEFNFHTEKRSNNNPPTELFSKLSLASGLQPSNGSQPKLPQPNSLFLKGSKENRSNHFQLEHEILQKEKPSIFGGKQFQCGSDGCISEAGVMRLRSLGIR; via the exons ATGGAGGTTGAGCCATTCTTTGAGGTCCATGAAGTCGACCTCGACTACGAGTTTGACGCGGCAATGTGCTTCGATTTCACACGACCGGAGACTCAAGCGGAGACTCTTCAGGCCGAGCTCTGGTTCCAGTCCGCCCAAGAATATCCTCCTTCTC CTTTTGTTGCAAAGTTAGAAATGAGAGAGGATATCCTAATGGAAAATGTTAATACGTCTCCAAAATCAAAGGACATGGAGAGTATTATGGACGCTGATGTTGGCGTGAGTCGAGATTTTTGTGCATTAGATACGAATAACAAAG ATTGTGAAGGAATAGTCAGGGGTATCTTCACCAAATTACAGAGTAGCAATCTACAAAAAGTTACGAGCCAACAATTGGAATTAACCACAG AAATGACATTTTACAATCACACATCCACTGACAAACTCAAAACTAAAATGAAGTCTACCGTCAAGCCTTCTCTCCCTAGGAGCTCAACCTTGATGAAACCTACAGCAAGTCAGTTGGCTAAACAAAATCGGCCTCTCCAAGTTGCTGTTTCCAG ATTTCAGACACAACTGGTTCAACAGAGCGAGAGGAGCTTGCATATTTCTTCCGGGGTTGAAAGTCAAGCTTCCAAGAGGCAGAAGCTGGAGGGAGGTCACTTGGGAAAG GTTACTGAGTCAGACCAACAAAGCAGTCTGGTTCACAAGCTGCCTAAGAAG GAAGAAACCGTTGATAAGAATTCTGCATATAGCACAATGAGGCTTACCATTCCAAGACAGCCCGAGCTTGAAACAGCACATAGGGCCCAAAGGATAAG GCCCAAGGATAATACAAAATTGGAACAAGTGAAATCAGCTGCAAGAATATTCAAAGCACGCCCATTGAACAGAAAA ATTCTTGAGGCCCCTTCATTGCCACTTCCAAAGAAGAGCACTCCAAAGTTACCAGAGTTTCAA GAATTTCACCTGAAGACATTGGAGAGGGCTATGCAACACACATCTGCTCTTTCATCATCCTCAGTTAGATGCAATGATTCTGACAAGGTT GGGTTGGACAAAGCTGGCACTTCTAGTTTTGCTGAAAACGTAAACAAGGAGTACAAAAG ATTGACTTCTACTTTGTTTAGACCAAGTACCATGGATGCTCCAAAGCAGAATGAATGTAATGTAATGCACCACTTCAAAGCTCGTCCTCTTAATAAGAAG ATACTTTCAAGTAAAGGAGATATTGGTGTTTTCCGAAATAGCAAGCGACAAGCAACATTACCCATG GAATTCAATTTTCACACGGAGAAGAGAAGTAATAACAATCCACCAACAGAGCTTTTCAGTAAG CTCTCCCTGGCATCTGGACTCCAGCCAAGTAATGGTTCTCAACCTAAATTGCCTCAGCCTAACTCTTTGTTCCTAAAG GGCTCAAAAGAAAACAGATCAAATCATTTTCAACTAGAACATGAG ATACTGCAGAAAGAAAAACCTTCAATTTTTGGTGGAAAGCAGTTTCAATGTGGAAGTGATGGGTGTATCTCTGAAGCTGGTGTGATGCGTCTGAG GAGCTTGGGCATTCGCTGA
- the LOC122290172 gene encoding protein TPX2-like isoform X6, protein MEVEPFFEVHEVDLDYEFDAAMCFDFTRPETQAETLQAELWFQSAQEYPPSPFVAKLEMREDILMENVNTSPKSKDMESIMDADVGVSRDFCALDTNNKDCEGIVRGIFTKLQSSNLQKVTSQQLELTTEMTFYNHTSTDKLKTKMKSTVKPSLPRSSTLMKPTASQLAKQNRPLQVAVSRFQTQLVQQSERSLHISSGVESQASKRQKLEGGHLGKVTESDQQSSLVHKLPKKEETVDKNSAYSTMRLTIPRQPELETAHRAQRIRPKDNTKLEQVKSAARIFKARPLNRKILEAPSLPLPKKSTPKLPEFQEFHLKTLERAMQHTSALSSSSVRCNDSDKGLDKAGTSSFAENVNKEYKRPSTMDAPKQNECNVMHHFKARPLNKKILSSKGDIGVFRNSKRQATLPMEFNFHTEKRSNNNPPTELFSKLSLASGLQPSNGSQPKLPQPNSLFLKGSKENRSNHFQLEHEILQKEKPSIFGGKQFQCGSDGCISEAGVMRLRSLGIR, encoded by the exons ATGGAGGTTGAGCCATTCTTTGAGGTCCATGAAGTCGACCTCGACTACGAGTTTGACGCGGCAATGTGCTTCGATTTCACACGACCGGAGACTCAAGCGGAGACTCTTCAGGCCGAGCTCTGGTTCCAGTCCGCCCAAGAATATCCTCCTTCTC CTTTTGTTGCAAAGTTAGAAATGAGAGAGGATATCCTAATGGAAAATGTTAATACGTCTCCAAAATCAAAGGACATGGAGAGTATTATGGACGCTGATGTTGGCGTGAGTCGAGATTTTTGTGCATTAGATACGAATAACAAAG ATTGTGAAGGAATAGTCAGGGGTATCTTCACCAAATTACAGAGTAGCAATCTACAAAAAGTTACGAGCCAACAATTGGAATTAACCACAG AAATGACATTTTACAATCACACATCCACTGACAAACTCAAAACTAAAATGAAGTCTACCGTCAAGCCTTCTCTCCCTAGGAGCTCAACCTTGATGAAACCTACAGCAAGTCAGTTGGCTAAACAAAATCGGCCTCTCCAAGTTGCTGTTTCCAG ATTTCAGACACAACTGGTTCAACAGAGCGAGAGGAGCTTGCATATTTCTTCCGGGGTTGAAAGTCAAGCTTCCAAGAGGCAGAAGCTGGAGGGAGGTCACTTGGGAAAG GTTACTGAGTCAGACCAACAAAGCAGTCTGGTTCACAAGCTGCCTAAGAAG GAAGAAACCGTTGATAAGAATTCTGCATATAGCACAATGAGGCTTACCATTCCAAGACAGCCCGAGCTTGAAACAGCACATAGGGCCCAAAGGATAAG GCCCAAGGATAATACAAAATTGGAACAAGTGAAATCAGCTGCAAGAATATTCAAAGCACGCCCATTGAACAGAAAA ATTCTTGAGGCCCCTTCATTGCCACTTCCAAAGAAGAGCACTCCAAAGTTACCAGAGTTTCAA GAATTTCACCTGAAGACATTGGAGAGGGCTATGCAACACACATCTGCTCTTTCATCATCCTCAGTTAGATGCAATGATTCTGACAAG GGGTTGGACAAAGCTGGCACTTCTAGTTTTGCTGAAAACGTAAACAAGGAGTACAAAAG ACCAAGTACCATGGATGCTCCAAAGCAGAATGAATGTAATGTAATGCACCACTTCAAAGCTCGTCCTCTTAATAAGAAG ATACTTTCAAGTAAAGGAGATATTGGTGTTTTCCGAAATAGCAAGCGACAAGCAACATTACCCATG GAATTCAATTTTCACACGGAGAAGAGAAGTAATAACAATCCACCAACAGAGCTTTTCAGTAAG CTCTCCCTGGCATCTGGACTCCAGCCAAGTAATGGTTCTCAACCTAAATTGCCTCAGCCTAACTCTTTGTTCCTAAAG GGCTCAAAAGAAAACAGATCAAATCATTTTCAACTAGAACATGAG ATACTGCAGAAAGAAAAACCTTCAATTTTTGGTGGAAAGCAGTTTCAATGTGGAAGTGATGGGTGTATCTCTGAAGCTGGTGTGATGCGTCTGAG GAGCTTGGGCATTCGCTGA
- the LOC122290172 gene encoding protein TPX2-like isoform X5, translated as MEVEPFFEVHEVDLDYEFDAAMCFDFTRPETQAETLQAELWFQSAQEYPPSPFVAKLEMREDILMENVNTSPKSKDMESIMDADVGVSRDFCALDTNNKDCEGIVRGIFTKLQSSNLQKVTSQQLELTTEMTFYNHTSTDKLKTKMKSTVKPSLPRSSTLMKPTASQLAKQNRPLQVAVSRFQTQLVQQSERSLHISSGVESQASKRQKLEGGHLGKVTESDQQSSLVHKLPKKEETVDKNSAYSTMRLTIPRQPELETAHRAQRIRPKDNTKLEQVKSAARIFKARPLNRKILEAPSLPLPKKSTPKLPEFQEFHLKTLERAMQHTSALSSSSVRCNDSDKVGLDKAGTSSFAENVNKEYKRPSTMDAPKQNECNVMHHFKARPLNKKILSSKGDIGVFRNSKRQATLPMEFNFHTEKRSNNNPPTELFSKLSLASGLQPSNGSQPKLPQPNSLFLKGSKENRSNHFQLEHEILQKEKPSIFGGKQFQCGSDGCISEAGVMRLRSLGIR; from the exons ATGGAGGTTGAGCCATTCTTTGAGGTCCATGAAGTCGACCTCGACTACGAGTTTGACGCGGCAATGTGCTTCGATTTCACACGACCGGAGACTCAAGCGGAGACTCTTCAGGCCGAGCTCTGGTTCCAGTCCGCCCAAGAATATCCTCCTTCTC CTTTTGTTGCAAAGTTAGAAATGAGAGAGGATATCCTAATGGAAAATGTTAATACGTCTCCAAAATCAAAGGACATGGAGAGTATTATGGACGCTGATGTTGGCGTGAGTCGAGATTTTTGTGCATTAGATACGAATAACAAAG ATTGTGAAGGAATAGTCAGGGGTATCTTCACCAAATTACAGAGTAGCAATCTACAAAAAGTTACGAGCCAACAATTGGAATTAACCACAG AAATGACATTTTACAATCACACATCCACTGACAAACTCAAAACTAAAATGAAGTCTACCGTCAAGCCTTCTCTCCCTAGGAGCTCAACCTTGATGAAACCTACAGCAAGTCAGTTGGCTAAACAAAATCGGCCTCTCCAAGTTGCTGTTTCCAG ATTTCAGACACAACTGGTTCAACAGAGCGAGAGGAGCTTGCATATTTCTTCCGGGGTTGAAAGTCAAGCTTCCAAGAGGCAGAAGCTGGAGGGAGGTCACTTGGGAAAG GTTACTGAGTCAGACCAACAAAGCAGTCTGGTTCACAAGCTGCCTAAGAAG GAAGAAACCGTTGATAAGAATTCTGCATATAGCACAATGAGGCTTACCATTCCAAGACAGCCCGAGCTTGAAACAGCACATAGGGCCCAAAGGATAAG GCCCAAGGATAATACAAAATTGGAACAAGTGAAATCAGCTGCAAGAATATTCAAAGCACGCCCATTGAACAGAAAA ATTCTTGAGGCCCCTTCATTGCCACTTCCAAAGAAGAGCACTCCAAAGTTACCAGAGTTTCAA GAATTTCACCTGAAGACATTGGAGAGGGCTATGCAACACACATCTGCTCTTTCATCATCCTCAGTTAGATGCAATGATTCTGACAAGGTT GGGTTGGACAAAGCTGGCACTTCTAGTTTTGCTGAAAACGTAAACAAGGAGTACAAAAG ACCAAGTACCATGGATGCTCCAAAGCAGAATGAATGTAATGTAATGCACCACTTCAAAGCTCGTCCTCTTAATAAGAAG ATACTTTCAAGTAAAGGAGATATTGGTGTTTTCCGAAATAGCAAGCGACAAGCAACATTACCCATG GAATTCAATTTTCACACGGAGAAGAGAAGTAATAACAATCCACCAACAGAGCTTTTCAGTAAG CTCTCCCTGGCATCTGGACTCCAGCCAAGTAATGGTTCTCAACCTAAATTGCCTCAGCCTAACTCTTTGTTCCTAAAG GGCTCAAAAGAAAACAGATCAAATCATTTTCAACTAGAACATGAG ATACTGCAGAAAGAAAAACCTTCAATTTTTGGTGGAAAGCAGTTTCAATGTGGAAGTGATGGGTGTATCTCTGAAGCTGGTGTGATGCGTCTGAG GAGCTTGGGCATTCGCTGA
- the LOC122290172 gene encoding protein TPX2-like isoform X3: MEVEPFFEVHEVDLDYEFDAAMCFDFTRPETQAETLQAELWFQSAQEYPPSPFVAKLEMREDILMENVNTSPKSKDMESIMDADVGVSRDFCALDTNNKDCEGIVRGIFTKLQSSNLQKVTSQQLELTTEMTFYNHTSTDKLKTKMKSTVKPSLPRSSTLMKPTASQLAKQNRPLQVAVSRFQTQLVQQSERSLHISSGVESQASKRQKLEGGHLGKVTESDQQSSLVHKLPKKEETVDKNSAYSTMRLTIPRQPELETAHRAQRIRPKDNTKLEQVKSAARIFKARPLNRKILEAPSLPLPKKSTPKLPEFQEFHLKTLERAMQHTSALSSSSVRCNDSDKVGLDKAGTSSFAENVNKEYKRLTSTLFRPSTMDAPKQNECNVMHHFKARPLNKKILSSKGDIGVFRNSKRQATLPMEFNFHTEKRSNNNPPTELFSKLSLASGLQPSNGSQPKLPQPNSLFLKGSKENRSNHFQLEHEILQKEKPSIFGGKQFQCGSDGCISEAGVMRLRYAN; this comes from the exons ATGGAGGTTGAGCCATTCTTTGAGGTCCATGAAGTCGACCTCGACTACGAGTTTGACGCGGCAATGTGCTTCGATTTCACACGACCGGAGACTCAAGCGGAGACTCTTCAGGCCGAGCTCTGGTTCCAGTCCGCCCAAGAATATCCTCCTTCTC CTTTTGTTGCAAAGTTAGAAATGAGAGAGGATATCCTAATGGAAAATGTTAATACGTCTCCAAAATCAAAGGACATGGAGAGTATTATGGACGCTGATGTTGGCGTGAGTCGAGATTTTTGTGCATTAGATACGAATAACAAAG ATTGTGAAGGAATAGTCAGGGGTATCTTCACCAAATTACAGAGTAGCAATCTACAAAAAGTTACGAGCCAACAATTGGAATTAACCACAG AAATGACATTTTACAATCACACATCCACTGACAAACTCAAAACTAAAATGAAGTCTACCGTCAAGCCTTCTCTCCCTAGGAGCTCAACCTTGATGAAACCTACAGCAAGTCAGTTGGCTAAACAAAATCGGCCTCTCCAAGTTGCTGTTTCCAG ATTTCAGACACAACTGGTTCAACAGAGCGAGAGGAGCTTGCATATTTCTTCCGGGGTTGAAAGTCAAGCTTCCAAGAGGCAGAAGCTGGAGGGAGGTCACTTGGGAAAG GTTACTGAGTCAGACCAACAAAGCAGTCTGGTTCACAAGCTGCCTAAGAAG GAAGAAACCGTTGATAAGAATTCTGCATATAGCACAATGAGGCTTACCATTCCAAGACAGCCCGAGCTTGAAACAGCACATAGGGCCCAAAGGATAAG GCCCAAGGATAATACAAAATTGGAACAAGTGAAATCAGCTGCAAGAATATTCAAAGCACGCCCATTGAACAGAAAA ATTCTTGAGGCCCCTTCATTGCCACTTCCAAAGAAGAGCACTCCAAAGTTACCAGAGTTTCAA GAATTTCACCTGAAGACATTGGAGAGGGCTATGCAACACACATCTGCTCTTTCATCATCCTCAGTTAGATGCAATGATTCTGACAAGGTT GGGTTGGACAAAGCTGGCACTTCTAGTTTTGCTGAAAACGTAAACAAGGAGTACAAAAG ATTGACTTCTACTTTGTTTAGACCAAGTACCATGGATGCTCCAAAGCAGAATGAATGTAATGTAATGCACCACTTCAAAGCTCGTCCTCTTAATAAGAAG ATACTTTCAAGTAAAGGAGATATTGGTGTTTTCCGAAATAGCAAGCGACAAGCAACATTACCCATG GAATTCAATTTTCACACGGAGAAGAGAAGTAATAACAATCCACCAACAGAGCTTTTCAGTAAG CTCTCCCTGGCATCTGGACTCCAGCCAAGTAATGGTTCTCAACCTAAATTGCCTCAGCCTAACTCTTTGTTCCTAAAG GGCTCAAAAGAAAACAGATCAAATCATTTTCAACTAGAACATGAG ATACTGCAGAAAGAAAAACCTTCAATTTTTGGTGGAAAGCAGTTTCAATGTGGAAGTGATGGGTGTATCTCTGAAGCTGGTGTGATGCGTCTGAGGTATGCCAATTGA